The Lycium ferocissimum isolate CSIRO_LF1 chromosome 10, AGI_CSIRO_Lferr_CH_V1, whole genome shotgun sequence genome window below encodes:
- the LOC132032995 gene encoding probable trehalose-phosphate phosphatase 6, which produces MGLPRFSSTECENAFSIEYTSWLMEHPSALDKFEEMTSIAKGRKIVIFLDYDGTLSDIVPNPGEAFMTEKMRMVLREVANRFPTAIISGRERERVQDFVQLKNVYYAGSHGLDIEAPLDSTNFDEMDNKVVLYQPAKEFLPEKRKVLNILSERTKGIKGVNIEDNKFCISVHFRHVHTKDLGTLENVIAVVLEEYQNFRVSTGKKVFEIRPDIMWNKGHALEYFLEILGFGNSDDVLPIYIGDDRTDEDAFRVLRKRGQGFSIVVSAAPKDTKALYSLREPKEVMEFLLGLVIWSNSTTS; this is translated from the exons ATGGGATTGCCAAGATTCTCATCGACTGAATGTGAAAATGCTTTCTCAATTGAGTATACTTCTTGGCTG ATGGAGCATCCTTCTGCATTGGATAAATTTGAAGAAATGACGAGCATAGCTAAAGGGAGAAAAATAGTAATTTTCCTGGATTATGATGGCACCTTGTCTGATATTGTGCCCAACCCTGGAGAAGCTTTTATGACTGAGAAG ATGAGAATGGTGCTACGTGAAGTTGCTAATCGCTTTCCTACAGCAATCATTAGTGGACGAGAACGAGAAAGG GTACAAGATTTTGTACAACTGAAAAATGTGTATTATGCTGGAAGTCATGGGCTAGATATTGAAGCTCCCTTGGATTCAACAAATTTTGATGAAATG GATAATAAGGTTGTTCTCTACCAACCGGCAAAAGAATTCTTGCCTGAAAAACGTAAG GTTCTTAATATCTTGAGTGAGAGAACCAAAGGTATTAAAGGCGTAAATATTGAAGACAACAAATTCTGCATTTCTGTACACTTTAGGCATGTTCACACAAAG GACCTTGGCACACTTGAGAATGTCATTGCAGTTGTGTTAGAAGAATACCAAAACTTTCGTGTATCAACTGGAAAGAAG GTGTTTGAGATTCGACCAGATATTATGTGGAACAAAGGTCACGCATTGGAGTATTTCTTAGAAATTCTTGGTTTTGGAAATTCAGATGATGTCCTCCCAATATATATTGGGGATGATCGAACTGATGAAGACGCTTTCAGg GTATTAAGGAAAAGAGGACAAGGTTTTTCAATAGTTGTTTCTGCTGCTCCAAAAGACACCAAGGCTTTATACTCTTTACGTGAACCAAAGGAAGTTATGGAGTTTTTGTTAGGTCTAGTGATTTGGAGCAATAGTACTACTTCGTAG
- the LOC132032996 gene encoding uncharacterized protein LOC132032996 has protein sequence MCIAVFIWQGDSRYSLVLLLNRDEYHNRPTKAVHRWEGGEIVGGRDEVGGGTWLASSRNGKLAFLTNVLEVDTIPHAKTRGDLPVRFLQSTKSPMEFAKELVNEGNEYNGFNLILADIETKKMVYVTNRPKGEPMVIQEVHPGIHVLSNAKLDSPWPKAQRLKLNFKTMLDVYRASNEQISVKEMIENLMRDTTQAEKSKLPRICSSDWELGLSSIFVEVDTPLGVYGTRSTTALTVEVGGKVSFYELCLENNLWKEQIVNYWIEKLQMQ, from the exons ATGTGCATAGCAGTGTTTATATGGCAAGGTGATAGTAGATATTCATTAGTGTTATTGCTTAACAGAGATGAATATCATAATAGGCCAACAAAGGCAGTTCATAGATGGGAAGGTGGAGAAATTGTTGGTGGTAGAGATGAAGTTGGTGGTGGTACTTGGTTGGCTTCTTCAAGAAATGGTAAATTGGCTTTTCTTACTAATGTTTTGGAAGTTGATACTATTCCTCATGCCAAAACCAGAGGTGACCTCCCTGTCCGGTTTCTTCAG AGCACAAAAAGTCCAATGGAGTTTGCAAAGGAGTTGGTGAATGAAGGGAATGAATACAACggatttaatttaattttagcaGACATTGAAACTAAGAAAATGGTGTACGTAACAAACAGGCCCAAAGGTGAGCCCATGGTCATACAAGAAGTCCATCCAGGTATTCATGTGCTGTCCAATGCAAAACTGGACTCTCCTTGGCCCAAG GCTCAGAGGTTGAAATTGAATTTTAAAACAATGTTGGATGTATACAGAGCAAGTAATGAACAAATTAGCGTCAAAGAGATGATAGAAAACTTGATGAGGGACACCACCCAAGCTGAGAAAAGCAAATTGCCTCGTATTTGTTCTTCAGATTGGGAATTGGGACTTAGCTCCATATTTGTCGAAGTAGACACTCCATTG GGGGTTTATGGCACTAGAAGTACAACAGCATTGACAGTTGAAGTGGGAGGAAAAGTAAGCTTTTATGAGTTGTGCCTTGAGAACAACTTGTGGAAAGAGCAAATTGTCAACTATTGGATTGAAAAGCTCCAAATGCAATAG
- the LOC132032999 gene encoding uncharacterized protein LOC132032999 has translation MGKVTTITKTTRRETVSIATMEMKRKKKKGRPSLSDLSKRENNNNNKASVIRRSSRRNPNLDPNSNSPAPEFDDDEDERKQKKVKLVVRLPPNQSNQSQQHLDNSSEPDSEPELGDNNEKISTVDCRSDDVVSDQEEEKPLIVTDTPHESPLVSGPTTPLPDKKILVFILDRLQRKDTYGVFSEPVDPNELPDYHEIIEHPMDFGTLRKKLDGGLYSQLEELEADVYLICSNAMQYNAADTVYHRQARTIQDLARRDFENLRHAGEDGEPQPKVVRRGRPPGKSVKKSVENSPIDRVVPELSSGATLASGDDKAIGSNSYNLRKGPMLSKFHSPDASFAHRSRNGETYSEWSTDWNNEFPANILRADMKYGKKHFSIDENRRDTYQQFHPSASCSEPSPLWNTDGDMKRLMAVGVHAEQHAYARSLARFAANLGPVVWKVASKKLENILPAGVKFGPGWVGEGGGGPIGPSACSAEIHKSLDSSSTNPHSSRPVTPTPPGLNSTVMCKPAAEIFEAVKRLNSHNELTRQGSGDAAPQKSFLQPRNGFNGMFGYESSPQAELSRFSTSKGQSGQQEASRVNPSFHPAVLNDVASAENNKLLQSLATLYSGNSLPQGKNPDFCTEQNVSVQQRSRMSVPPDLNVRVQPPGSPSASLQIGSSQQPDLALQL, from the exons ATGGGTAAggtaacaacaataaccaaaacaaCAAGAAGAGAAACAGTATCTATAGCTACAatggaaatgaaaagaaagaagaagaaaggtagaCCCTCTTTATCAGATCTctcaaaaagagaaaataataataataataaggcaTCTGTTATTCGCCGTTCATCTCGCCGGAACCCTAATTTAGACCCGAATTCGAATTCACCCGCACCGGAATTTGATGACGATGAGGATGAGAGGAAACAGAAGAAAGTCAAGCTCGTTGTTCGTTTGCCTCCGAACCAATCGAATCAAAGCCAACAACATTTGGATAATTCATCCGAACCTGACTCCGAGCCTGAATTGGGGGATAATAACGAGAAGATCAGCACCGTTGATTGTAGATCTGACGACGTCGTTTCTGATCAG GAAGAAGAAAAGCCTTTGATAGTGACGGACACTCCACATG AATCCCCATTGGTGTCCGGTCCCACAACACCTTTGCCAGACAAAAAAATATTGGTGTTCATTCTTGACAGACTTCAAAG GAAGGACACTTATGGTGTGTTCTCAGAGCCTGTTGATCCGAATGAG CTACCTGATTATCATGAGATTATAGAGCATCCTATGGATTTTGGAACCTTAAGGAAGAAACTTGATGGCGGGCTCTACTCACAGCTGGAAGAGTTGGAG GCTGATGTTTACTTGATATGTTCAAATGCAATGCAGTATAATGCCGCGGATACAGTTTACCATCGGCAG GCACGAACCATTCAAGATCTAGCAAGAAGAGATTTTGAAAATCTGAGGCATGCAGGAGAGGATGGTGAGCCACAGCCTAAGGTAGTCCGTAGAGGCCGTCCTCCAGGCAAAAGCGTCAAGAAGTCGGTTGAGAATTCCCCAATAGATCGTGTTGTCCCTGAGCTTTCTTCAGGTGCTACTCTTGCTAGTGGGGATGACAAAGCTATTGGATCTAATTCTTATAATCTAAGAAAGGGGCCTATGCTTTCTAAGTTTCATTCCCCTGATGCATCTTTTGCCCATCGCTCGCGTAATGGTGAAACTTATTCTGAATGGTCAACTGATTGGAATAATGAGTTTCCAG CTAATATCTTGAGGGCTGACATGAAGTATGGGAAGAAACATTTTTCTATTGACGAGAACAGGCGCGACACATACCAACAATTCCATCCTTCCGCTTCTTGTAGTGAGCCATCTCCTTTGTGGAATACTGATGGAGATATGAAGCGGTTAATGGCT GTAGGCGTTCACGCGGAGCAGCATGCTTACGCGAGAAGCTTGGCCAGATTTGCTGCAAATCTTGGGCCTGTTGTTTGGAAAGTGGCTTCTAAGAAGTTAGAAAATATTTTGCCTGCTGGAGTAAAGTTTGGTCCTGGATGGGTAGGAGAAGGTGGAGGAGGGCCCATAGGGCCATCGGCTTGTTCAGCTGAGATCCACAAGTCATTAGATAGCTCGTCAACTAATCCCCATTCTAGTAGACCTGTAACACCAACACCCCCTGGATTAAATTCTACCGTAATGTGCAAGCCTGCTGCTGAAATCTTTGAAGCTGTCAAGAGATTGAATAGTCACAATGAGCTAACCAGACAAGGTTCTGGTGATGCGGCTCCACAGAAATCTTTCCTTCAGCCAAGAAACGGTTTCAATGGCATGTTTGGGTATGAGTCGTCACCCCAAGCGGAGTTGTCAAGGTTTTCCACGTCTAAAGGACAATCAGGCCAACAAGAGGCATCGAGGGTTAATCCGTCTTTTCATCCTGCGGTTCTGAACGATGTCGCTTCAGCAGAAAATAATAAGTTGTTACAAAGCTTGGCAACATTGTATTCTGGAAATTCATTACCACAAGGTAAAAATCCTGACTTTTGTACAGAACAGAATGTGTCGGTTCAGCAGAGGAGCAGAATGTCAGTTCCACCTGACCTGAATGTACGAGTCCAGCCGC